A portion of the Trachemys scripta elegans isolate TJP31775 chromosome 9, CAS_Tse_1.0, whole genome shotgun sequence genome contains these proteins:
- the LOC117882832 gene encoding coiled-coil domain-containing protein 166-like gives MPPKRRQKLQQEQKGQPGVAAPLEGAAEGAVAIREEVLLQQEYSRLCKELEDMKGARVQLREENEFLQQEAQRLRAESQEFMCYVAKRAQRRQDAIISLNDQNKQALEEIRREQQELLTLYQRKEAALREQLLHKEGELLRLSKEVEGLREIQALQQEQAAHIRELQEELVTTRQQHTQHLQETKSHFLHEKAAFEQRSQQQVLCLLQQAQEVVARCMQEHSHQVKCENQELRQELHQLIQRSRTLHLHKRRLEEQAQQLLRERCYMQDMARLYHTHQGKK, from the coding sequence ATGCCCCCCAAGCGAAGGCAGAAACTGCAGCAAGAGCAGAAGGGGCAGCCAGGTGTGGCTGCACCCCTGGAGGGAGCTGCTGAGGGGGCTGTAGCCATCAGGGAagaggtgctgctgcagcaggagtATAGCCGCCTTTGCAAGGAGCTAGAGGACATGAAGGGGGCACGTGTTCAGCTTCGGGAGGAGAACGAGTTCCTGCAGCAAGAGGCCCAGCGTCTCCGTGCTGAGAGCCAGGAATTCATGTGCTATGTGGCCAAGCGGGCCCAGCGGCGCCAGGATGCCATCATCTCCCTGAATGATCAGAACAAGCAGGCCCTAGAGGAGATCCGCAGGGAGCAGCAGGAACTGCTCACCCTCTACCAGAGGAAGGAGGCAGCTCTGCGGGAACAACTGTTGCACAAAGAGGGTGAACTTCTCCGCCTCAGCAAGGAGGTTGAGGGCCTGCGGGAGATCCAGGCACTGCAGCAGGAGCAGGCTGCCCACatcagggagctgcaggaagagctgGTGACCACCAGGCAGCAGCACACTCAGCACCTGCAGGAGACCAAAAGCCATTTCCTGCACGAAAAGGCTGCCTTTGAGCAGAGGTCCCAGCAGCAGGTGCTCTGCCTGCTGCAGCAGGCACAGGAAGTGGTTGCACGGTGCATGCAGGAGCATAGCCACCAGGTGAAATGTGAGAACCAGGAGCTGCGGCAGGAGCTGCACCAGCTCATCCAGCGATCACGCACACTGCATTTACACAAGCGCCGGTTAGAGGAGCAGGCACAGCAGCTGCTGCGAGAGCGTTGCTACATGCAAGACATGGCTCGCCTGTACCACACCCACCAGGGCAAGAAGTAG
- the LOC117882826 gene encoding uncharacterized protein LOC117882826, producing the protein MESPCPFPPPLSRGSGAIVESSLLHPLLLMKDVKEQLNTHIRKKRLQLLWGLPYIILNSLAASIPSIPEFLECTALLESKEYQRPLFRAERRKHLERHLRKKMVHHKWGLPKRIQKALKWFIPPEAAKQEPMLDEKVPISTSTHTGLCEASCGSSEACTSRICLIAQRSEGSGQTTVTLDTTSETAIAGSMRHLQRCQTRTCPQSKTGEESLLLEWSMNFNPDATELPVIGEKKKKHPEFQGGKENCDLSEDTEGSGETFLLGTSPASTQPALLNGAQSEIGTSFMDTRFRNNKGQCNPNLELGTKLEMKWDVSYMFQESSPAMRPHPAQLTYWKRKPSSGAEKSPVSRISGSQKLPHRCQGGFSQGLLRAINPPEQSHSQLLSHASGEEVPKSNFVQEGQKFLGLAGSSRSVTESDAAEPSRALFLPGQLASLEGENQEARPKMALTQLSLESQLQPSPAGVPLAETPQALNRDMLGNKNLPIKLGLQSPSQVPMTPSTNPAASLQIPGAEGEESLVTDDTKKYFEFHLREKLLHQKWGLPKRLQESMTLFLLLEATIN; encoded by the coding sequence ATGGAGTCCCCCTGTCCCTTCCCACCTCCTCTGAGCAGAGGCAGTGGTGCTATTGTGGAGTCTTCTCTGCTTCATCCTTTGCTGCTCATGAAGGATGTGAAAGAACAGCTGAACACACACATCAGAAAAAAGAGACTCCAGCTCCTGTGGGGCTTGCCATATATAATCCTGAACTCCCTGGCAGCATCCATCCCATCCATCCCAGAGTTCCTGGAATGCACTGCGCTGCTGGAGTCTAAAGAGTACCAGCGGCCACTCTTCAGGGCAGAAAGGCGTAAGCACCTTGAGCGACACCTGAGAAAGAAAATGGTGCATCACAAATGGGGCCTTCCCAAGAGAATCCAGAAGGCTTTGAAATGGTTTATTCCTCCTGAGGCAGCCAAACAGGAGCCCATGCTTGATGAGAAGGTTCCTATATCTACCTCTACACATACAGGACTTTGTGAAGCTTCATGTGGGAGCTCAGAGGCCTGTACTAGCAGGATCTGTCTGATAGCACAGAGATCTGAAGGCAGTGGACAAACCACAGTGACACTAGACACTACATCTGAGACAGCTATAGCTGGAAGCATGAGACATCTTCAGAGATGTCAGACCCGAACATGTCCACAGAGTAAAACAGGAGAGGAGTCTCTGCTGCTGGAATGGTCTATGAATTTCAACCCAGATGCAACTGAGCTGCCAGTGATcggggagaagaagaaaaagcacCCGGAGttccagggagggaaggagaactgTGACCTTTCAGAAGACACTGAGGGCTCCGGGGAGACATTTTTGCTGGGTACAAGTCCAGCGAGCACACAACCGGCTCTCCTCAATGGGGCTCAGAGTGAAATTGGAACTAGCTTCATGGACACACGGTTCAGAAATAACAAAGGACAATGTAACCCGAACCTGGAGCTCGGGACGAAGCTAGAGATGAAATGGGATGTCTCCTACATGTTCCAGGAATCCTCTCCTGCCATGAGACCTCACCCTGCCCAACTCACTTACTGGAAGAGAAAGCCCAGCTCAGGAGCAGAAAAAAGCCCTGTAAGCAGGATCAGTGGGTCTCAAAAATTACCCCATAGGTGCCAAGGGGGATTTTCCCAGGGACTCTTAAGGGCCATCAATCCTCCAGAACAGTCACACTCACAGCTGCTTTCACATGCCAGTGGAGAGGAGGTTCCAAAATCTAACTTTGTCCAGGAAGGACAGAAATTTCTTGGACTAGCTGGCTCTAGTAGGTCAGTAACTGAGAGTGATGCAGCTGAGCCCTCTAGGGCCCTGTTCCTGCCAGGGCAGTTAGCCTCACTGGAGGGTGAGAATCAAGAGGCTAGGCCAAAGATGGCTCTTACACAGCTCTCTCTGGAATCCCAGTTGCAACCCAGCCCAGCTGGAGTTCCTCTTGCTGAGACTCCCCAGGCTCTCAATAGAGACATGCTGGGGAATAAAAATCTTCCAATTAAATTGGGTTTGCAGAGTCCCTCCCAAGTGCCCATGACCCCCAGCACCaaccctgcagcctccctgcaAATTCCAGGAGCTGAGGGTGAAGAAAGTCTtgttacagatgacacaaaaaaaTACTTTGAATTCCATCTGAGAGAAAAATTGCTGCATCAGAAATGGGGACTCCCTAAGAGACTGCAGGAATCCATGACCCTGTTTCTACTGCTAGAAGCAACAATAAATTAA